A single genomic interval of Pyruvatibacter sp. HU-CL02332 harbors:
- the thrS gene encoding threonine--tRNA ligase, translating to MVKLTLPDKSIREFPDAVTGLALAEDISKSLAKKVVLIDVDGELWDLTRPIEKDATVRLVTRDEPEGVEVIRHDTAHVLAEAVQELFPGTQVTIGPNIENGFFYDFAREEPFSTDDFEKIEKRMAEIVDRDEAITREVWDRNEAIEHFKSIGEAYKAEIISDLPESDEITVYRQGDWKDLCRGPHLPSTGRVGKAFKLTKLAGAYWRGDSNNAQLQRIYGTAWANEKDLKRHLTMLEEAEKRDHRKLGREMNLFHFQEEGPGSIFWHPHGWRMFQTLIDYMRDQQTKAGYQEINTPDVMDKSLWEKSGHWEKFGENMYTSVTPDDRTFCLKPMNCPGHVQVFKHGLRSYRELPLKFAEFGKCHRYEPSGALHGMMRVRHFTQDDAHIFCTDEQITDECVTVTNLILSIYRDFGFEDVRLKFSDRPEKRVGSDEVWDKAEASLRTAIEATGLEYELNEGEGAFYGPKIEFVLRDAIGRDWQCGTVQLDFNLPGRLGSFYIGEDGDKHVPVMIHRALFGSLERFLGILIEHHAGRFPLWLAPLQCVVATITSDADGYGREVVEVLKRHGLNVDSDFRNEKINYKVREHSLAKVPALLVVGQREEEERTVAIRRLGSKAQTILPLEEAARLLAEEALPPHAKVATAAAAE from the coding sequence ATGGTCAAGCTGACGCTCCCCGATAAATCTATTCGTGAATTCCCAGACGCCGTCACAGGACTGGCGCTTGCGGAAGACATTTCAAAATCACTGGCCAAGAAAGTCGTCCTGATTGATGTGGACGGCGAGCTTTGGGATCTGACGCGCCCGATTGAAAAGGACGCCACCGTGCGGCTTGTGACGCGCGATGAACCTGAAGGTGTCGAGGTCATCCGCCATGATACGGCGCACGTATTGGCCGAGGCAGTGCAGGAACTGTTTCCAGGCACCCAGGTCACCATCGGGCCGAACATCGAAAACGGCTTCTTCTATGACTTTGCCCGCGAGGAACCTTTCTCGACGGATGATTTTGAGAAGATCGAAAAACGCATGGCCGAGATCGTCGACCGTGACGAAGCCATCACGCGCGAAGTGTGGGATCGCAATGAGGCGATTGAGCACTTCAAGTCCATTGGTGAGGCCTACAAGGCCGAGATCATTTCAGACCTGCCTGAGAGCGACGAGATTACGGTCTATCGTCAGGGCGACTGGAAGGACCTTTGCCGCGGGCCGCATCTGCCGTCCACGGGTCGCGTGGGCAAAGCCTTCAAGCTGACCAAGCTTGCCGGCGCCTATTGGCGTGGCGACAGCAACAATGCGCAGCTTCAGCGCATTTACGGCACAGCCTGGGCAAACGAGAAAGACCTCAAGCGTCATCTGACGATGCTGGAAGAAGCAGAAAAGCGCGATCACCGTAAGCTGGGTCGCGAAATGAACCTGTTTCATTTCCAGGAAGAGGGACCGGGGTCCATCTTCTGGCACCCCCATGGCTGGCGGATGTTCCAGACGCTGATCGACTACATGCGTGATCAGCAGACAAAGGCCGGGTATCAGGAAATCAACACGCCTGACGTGATGGACAAATCCCTGTGGGAAAAGTCCGGTCACTGGGAGAAGTTTGGCGAGAACATGTACACATCCGTGACACCGGATGACCGTACGTTCTGTCTCAAGCCGATGAACTGCCCGGGTCATGTGCAGGTCTTCAAGCATGGGCTGCGCAGCTATCGCGAGTTGCCGCTCAAGTTTGCAGAGTTCGGCAAGTGCCATCGGTATGAGCCGTCCGGCGCGTTGCACGGCATGATGCGTGTGCGTCACTTCACACAGGATGATGCGCACATCTTCTGCACGGATGAGCAGATCACGGATGAATGCGTGACGGTCACCAATCTCATTTTGTCGATCTACCGCGATTTCGGCTTTGAGGACGTGCGGCTCAAATTCTCTGACCGGCCTGAAAAGCGCGTCGGTTCAGATGAAGTCTGGGACAAGGCGGAAGCGTCTCTCAGGACCGCCATTGAGGCGACAGGTCTCGAGTATGAACTGAACGAAGGCGAGGGTGCTTTCTATGGCCCCAAGATCGAGTTCGTTCTGCGCGATGCCATTGGGCGTGACTGGCAATGCGGCACCGTGCAACTGGACTTCAATCTGCCGGGTCGTCTTGGCTCATTCTACATCGGTGAGGACGGCGACAAGCATGTGCCGGTCATGATCCACCGGGCGCTGTTCGGGTCACTCGAACGGTTCCTCGGCATCCTGATTGAGCACCATGCAGGACGTTTCCCGCTGTGGCTGGCGCCGCTGCAATGCGTGGTGGCCACCATCACGTCTGATGCGGATGGATATGGCCGCGAAGTTGTCGAGGTGCTCAAGCGCCACGGCCTCAACGTGGACTCTGATTTCCGCAATGAGAAGATAAACTACAAGGTGCGTGAGCACTCTCTGGCAAAGGTTCCGGCCTTGCTGGTGGTTGGTCAGCGCGAAGAAGAGGAACGCACCGTCGCGATCCGCCGACTTGGTTCCAAGGCGCAGACCATTCTGCCGCTGGAAGAAGCCGCAAGGCTGCTTGCCGAGGAAGCGCTGCCGCCGCACGCCAAGGTGGCTACAGCGGCTGCCGCTGAATAG
- the yidD gene encoding membrane protein insertion efficiency factor YidD: MPNPFKYLALGLIWVYRNAVSPFLGPRCRHLPTCSDYAQEAITHHGVWKGGWLAVSRILRCHPWGTQGFDPVPEELEHVSALTPWKYGRWTGAHIREKYPE, translated from the coding sequence ATGCCTAATCCGTTTAAGTATTTGGCCTTAGGCCTCATCTGGGTTTATAGGAACGCCGTGTCGCCCTTCTTGGGGCCGCGTTGCCGCCATCTGCCGACCTGTTCTGACTATGCACAGGAGGCGATTACGCATCACGGTGTCTGGAAAGGCGGCTGGTTAGCCGTATCGCGCATTCTGAGGTGCCATCCGTGGGGCACACAGGGGTTCGATCCGGTTCCTGAGGAGTTGGAGCATGTAAGTGCCCTTACTCCCTGGAAGTACGGGCGCTGGACCGGTGCCCATATTCGGGAAAAGTATCCCGAGTAG
- a CDS encoding copper resistance protein B gives MRWPVLAAGCVLATFILPAAAAEMDNMILTHVSIERLEYRVQDGDDVGFVEGDLVIGNDDHKVVLGIEAERSTGGGQFEGSEVHLLYRKPISDFFDVQAGIRHDLAPDPETTHLALGLTGLLEQWIEFEGNAYLSDDGDVAFRMEAETEVFLTRRVFAQPLVELDISASENQAREIGAGFSKVEAGLRFHYVVTGGLSPYVGVNYEAKLGETADFARAHGEDTDATSFVAGVRFAY, from the coding sequence ATGCGGTGGCCTGTATTGGCAGCGGGCTGTGTGCTCGCGACGTTCATTTTGCCGGCAGCTGCGGCAGAGATGGACAATATGATCCTCACTCACGTCTCCATAGAGCGTCTTGAATACCGCGTTCAGGACGGGGACGATGTGGGGTTTGTTGAAGGTGATCTCGTGATCGGCAATGACGACCACAAGGTGGTGCTCGGGATCGAAGCTGAACGCAGCACCGGCGGTGGCCAGTTCGAAGGCTCCGAGGTGCATCTGCTCTACCGCAAACCGATCTCGGACTTCTTCGATGTCCAGGCCGGTATCCGTCACGATCTGGCACCGGATCCCGAGACCACGCATCTGGCATTGGGCCTCACCGGGCTGCTTGAGCAGTGGATCGAGTTTGAGGGCAATGCCTATCTGTCTGACGATGGAGATGTGGCGTTCCGGATGGAAGCTGAGACCGAAGTCTTCCTGACCCGGCGTGTGTTTGCGCAGCCTTTGGTGGAGCTGGACATCAGCGCCAGCGAGAATCAGGCACGTGAGATTGGTGCGGGTTTTTCTAAGGTCGAGGCGGGTTTGCGGTTCCACTACGTGGTCACGGGCGGGCTGTCGCCTTATGTGGGCGTCAACTACGAGGCGAAACTGGGTGAGACGGCCGACTTTGCCCGTGCACACGGGGAAGATACGGACGCAACATCCTTTGTTGCGGGTGTCCGTTTCGCATATTAG
- a CDS encoding copper resistance system multicopper oxidase, which yields MKLRILTTLCLLLGITPAVAGTYDLEVGPISLDVSGQSVDGFAINGQVPAPLLRFKEGEDLTINVTNTLKVDTSIHWHGFVLPFDQDGVPGMSFPGIKPGETFTYRFKAPKAGTYWYHSHSGLQEGAGMYGPIIIEPEGREPFRYDRDHVVVLSDWHEDSPMQVFRNLKRSPDYYNGIQRTVGEFFRDAEQDGLDATISDRLDWGEMRMMPSDISDVQGYTYLMNGQNADQNWTGLFAPGERIRLRFINASAMTFFDVRIPGLKMTVVQADANNVRPVPVDEFRIAVAETYDVIVRPREDKAFTIFAETMARDGFARGTLAPREGMSGEVPDLRDPPRLTMADMDHGSMEGMDHSKMDHAAMGHGMGSMDHSKMDHAAMGHDMGAMMSGEDDDPFYAPGSGLEPDAANGGKFLSLADLRAQEPLYDERPYDREIRLRLTGNMERYMWSINGKKLSEAEPLRLQYGERVRFTFINETMMAHPMHLHGMWKIVDVGAGKWNPLKHVLTVPPNVTISADVEVDAPGQWAFHCHLMYHMAAGMFRKVIVEGGPEDTAMIDPELEKLWGMANADAVSGAHH from the coding sequence ATGAAACTCCGTATCCTGACAACCTTATGCCTGCTTCTGGGGATTACCCCGGCTGTTGCTGGTACCTATGATCTGGAAGTGGGGCCAATCTCGCTTGATGTGTCCGGCCAGTCCGTTGACGGCTTTGCCATCAACGGCCAGGTGCCGGCACCGCTGCTTCGGTTCAAGGAAGGCGAAGATCTCACCATCAATGTCACCAACACACTCAAGGTGGATACCTCGATCCACTGGCATGGCTTCGTGCTGCCGTTTGATCAGGACGGTGTGCCGGGCATGAGTTTTCCCGGCATCAAGCCGGGTGAAACATTCACCTATCGCTTCAAGGCGCCCAAGGCAGGGACCTATTGGTACCACTCCCATTCCGGATTGCAGGAAGGGGCGGGCATGTATGGCCCAATCATCATTGAACCTGAAGGCCGCGAACCGTTCCGCTATGACCGGGACCATGTGGTGGTTCTGTCTGACTGGCACGAAGACAGCCCGATGCAGGTGTTCCGCAATCTCAAGCGGTCACCGGATTACTACAACGGTATTCAGCGCACCGTTGGCGAGTTCTTCCGCGACGCTGAACAGGACGGGCTTGATGCGACGATTTCGGACCGGCTGGACTGGGGCGAGATGCGGATGATGCCGTCTGATATCTCCGACGTGCAGGGTTACACCTATCTGATGAACGGGCAGAACGCTGACCAGAACTGGACCGGCCTGTTCGCGCCGGGTGAGCGTATCCGTCTGCGGTTCATCAATGCGTCGGCGATGACGTTTTTTGATGTGCGCATTCCCGGCCTCAAGATGACCGTGGTGCAGGCGGACGCCAATAATGTGCGCCCTGTGCCGGTGGATGAATTCCGCATTGCTGTTGCTGAAACCTATGATGTCATCGTGCGTCCGCGCGAGGACAAGGCTTTCACCATCTTTGCGGAAACCATGGCGCGCGACGGGTTTGCCCGCGGCACGCTTGCCCCGCGCGAGGGCATGTCCGGCGAGGTCCCGGACCTTCGCGACCCGCCTCGTCTGACCATGGCCGACATGGATCATGGATCGATGGAGGGCATGGACCACTCAAAGATGGACCATGCGGCCATGGGTCACGGCATGGGCAGCATGGATCACTCCAAAATGGATCATGCGGCCATGGGCCATGACATGGGTGCCATGATGTCCGGGGAGGATGATGACCCGTTTTATGCGCCCGGCTCGGGGCTTGAACCGGATGCAGCCAATGGCGGCAAGTTTCTGTCGCTCGCAGATCTGCGGGCGCAGGAACCGCTCTACGATGAGCGGCCCTATGATCGCGAGATCAGGCTGCGGCTCACGGGCAACATGGAGCGCTATATGTGGTCCATCAATGGCAAGAAGCTGTCAGAGGCAGAACCTCTTCGGCTTCAGTATGGAGAGCGCGTACGCTTCACCTTCATCAATGAGACCATGATGGCGCATCCCATGCACCTGCATGGCATGTGGAAAATCGTTGATGTGGGAGCGGGCAAGTGGAACCCGCTCAAGCATGTGCTGACGGTGCCGCCCAATGTCACCATCTCGGCGGATGTCGAGGTTGATGCGCCGGGGCAGTGGGCGTTTCATTGCCACCTCATGTACCACATGGCCGCGGGCATGTTCCGCAAGGTCATTGTGGAGGGTGGCCCTGAAGACACCGCGATGATTGACCCGGAACTTGAAAAGCTCTGGGGCATGGCCAATGCGGATGCTGTCTCAGGAGCACATCACTGA
- a CDS encoding cupredoxin domain-containing protein, whose translation MSIKTRFHQLPSLIAAFAIVSIGSAHAAGSGDHHHGAGHGSMHGGEAAMAGPMSFGKPGKLADADRVIEIVMGDNYFEPETLSVSAGETIQFKISNRGTLVHEFNLGTPSYHEAHQGEMMMMQQHGVLMGDHINHEMMNMPMGDDGHVMSHDHPNSVLLEPGKSGDIVWTFTSGGDIEFACNVPGHYAAGMVGTVDVE comes from the coding sequence ATGTCTATCAAAACTCGTTTTCATCAGCTTCCCTCGCTTATCGCAGCATTTGCCATAGTCTCTATCGGGAGCGCACATGCTGCCGGTTCAGGGGACCATCATCATGGCGCCGGGCATGGCTCGATGCATGGCGGTGAGGCGGCGATGGCCGGCCCCATGTCTTTCGGCAAACCGGGCAAGTTGGCGGATGCTGACCGGGTCATCGAGATCGTCATGGGTGACAACTATTTCGAACCGGAAACGCTATCGGTGTCAGCAGGTGAGACCATTCAATTCAAAATCTCCAATCGCGGCACGTTGGTTCATGAGTTCAACCTGGGCACGCCCTCCTATCACGAGGCCCATCAAGGCGAGATGATGATGATGCAGCAGCATGGCGTGCTCATGGGCGATCACATCAATCATGAGATGATGAACATGCCCATGGGTGATGATGGTCATGTCATGAGCCACGATCATCCCAACAGCGTGTTGCTTGAGCCGGGCAAGAGCGGTGACATTGTCTGGACATTCACGTCCGGCGGTGACATCGAGTTTGCGTGCAACGTGCCGGGCCATTATGCGGCTGGCATGGTTGGCACGGTCGACGTGGAGTAA
- a CDS encoding iron-sulfur cluster assembly scaffold protein, which yields MSQTVTENGLNEVYNRRILELAADIPRIGVLEDADASATAISKMCGSKVTVYLKMAGGTVTDFSHEVQACALGQASSSVLAAHIVGSTRDEVEVARDAMRAMLKEEGAPPTGKWADLEVLQPAREFRNRHQSILLTFEATLDAIGQIEAQSAA from the coding sequence ATGAGCCAAACAGTCACCGAAAATGGCCTGAACGAGGTCTATAACCGCCGCATTCTGGAGCTCGCTGCGGATATCCCCCGCATCGGCGTCCTGGAGGATGCGGATGCGTCAGCGACCGCCATCAGCAAGATGTGCGGATCCAAAGTGACCGTGTATCTCAAGATGGCAGGCGGCACGGTCACTGACTTTTCCCATGAGGTTCAGGCCTGCGCTCTGGGGCAGGCGTCCTCATCCGTTCTGGCCGCGCATATTGTGGGCTCAACCCGCGACGAGGTTGAAGTAGCACGGGACGCCATGCGGGCCATGCTGAAGGAAGAGGGGGCTCCGCCGACGGGCAAGTGGGCAGACCTTGAAGTTCTGCAGCCGGCCCGTGAGTTCCGCAACCGCCATCAGTCGATCCTGCTCACCTTTGAGGCGACACTGGATGCGATTGGGCAGATTGAAGCCCAAAGTGCTGCTTGA
- the folE gene encoding GTP cyclohydrolase I FolE, with amino-acid sequence MTETTDTRPSRSEAEAAVRTLISWAGDNPDREGLIDTPSRVVRAYEEFFEGYDEDPSEVLGRTFEEVEGYNDIVMLRDISLESHCEHHMVPILGKAHIAYMPINSVVGISKLARVIEIYAKRLQTQETMTAQIAETIVSALKPAGVAVMIEAKHQCMTTRGIKKPDVATITTQFTGVFKDDPRMEERFFRLVRGDRSY; translated from the coding sequence ATGACTGAAACAACCGACACCCGCCCAAGCCGCTCCGAAGCCGAAGCGGCAGTGCGTACCCTTATTTCATGGGCCGGTGACAATCCGGACCGCGAAGGCCTGATCGACACCCCATCACGGGTTGTGCGCGCCTACGAGGAATTCTTCGAAGGCTATGACGAAGACCCTTCTGAAGTGCTGGGCCGCACATTTGAAGAAGTTGAGGGCTACAACGACATCGTGATGCTTCGCGATATCTCGCTGGAAAGCCACTGTGAGCACCACATGGTGCCGATCCTCGGCAAGGCGCACATCGCCTACATGCCGATCAATTCGGTTGTGGGCATCTCCAAGCTTGCCCGCGTGATCGAGATCTACGCCAAGCGCCTGCAGACGCAGGAAACCATGACAGCTCAGATCGCAGAGACCATTGTCAGCGCTTTGAAGCCTGCCGGTGTTGCTGTGATGATCGAAGCCAAGCACCAGTGCATGACCACCCGCGGCATCAAAAAGCCTGATGTAGCCACGATTACGACCCAGTTCACGGGCGTCTTCAAGGACGACCCGCGCATGGAAGAGCGTTTCTTCCGCCTTGTGCGCGGCGACCGTAGCTACTAG
- the hisI gene encoding phosphoribosyl-AMP cyclohydrolase, with the protein MTTKPEFAPRVTVEQVEEGYDLAPKFDANGLMPVVTTDVHTGDVLMVGYMNDEAFAKAIETGEAHYFSRSRQAVWHKGATSGLVQKIVELRIDDDQDSVWMKVDVAGSGASCHVGYMSCFYREVPMGARETEGDFKSVVLTYKEDAKTFDPVEVYGDAPNPTKL; encoded by the coding sequence ATGACCACAAAACCTGAATTTGCCCCCCGCGTCACCGTTGAGCAGGTGGAAGAAGGCTACGACCTGGCACCGAAATTCGATGCCAATGGCCTGATGCCAGTTGTGACCACGGATGTGCATACGGGTGATGTGCTGATGGTCGGCTACATGAACGACGAAGCCTTTGCCAAAGCCATTGAAACAGGCGAAGCGCACTACTTTTCGCGCTCGCGTCAGGCCGTCTGGCACAAGGGCGCAACATCCGGCCTGGTGCAGAAGATCGTCGAGCTGCGCATCGATGATGATCAGGACTCTGTCTGGATGAAAGTGGATGTGGCCGGGTCAGGCGCATCTTGCCACGTGGGCTACATGTCCTGCTTCTATCGCGAAGTGCCCATGGGCGCGCGCGAGACGGAAGGCGACTTCAAGTCGGTAGTGCTGACCTACAAAGAGGACGCAAAGACGTTCGATCCGGTCGAAGTCTATGGCGACGCGCCGAACCCGACAAAGCTTTAG
- a CDS encoding GNAT family N-acetyltransferase: protein MELQTDRMAFRPFQPDDWQDLRAIQSDARATDTLSADGKPFPEQKSRHAARTWAAHWDLHGFGLWHITDKKTDRFCAYAGLRLVLFYGKPIVEMAYAVVPEFWKQGRGHEFARPCVDDVFERTGLEEAWCFTLVRNTASQKVMQGAGFVFTHHGDHVGLPHFFCKMSRDQWGGRRT, encoded by the coding sequence ATGGAACTCCAGACAGATCGCATGGCCTTCCGCCCATTCCAGCCTGACGACTGGCAGGACCTCAGAGCCATTCAGTCAGATGCCCGCGCGACTGATACCTTGTCCGCCGACGGCAAGCCCTTTCCCGAGCAAAAAAGCCGTCATGCTGCACGCACCTGGGCGGCCCACTGGGATCTCCACGGCTTTGGCCTCTGGCACATCACCGACAAAAAAACCGACCGGTTTTGTGCCTATGCCGGGCTGCGGCTTGTGCTGTTTTACGGCAAGCCAATTGTAGAGATGGCCTATGCGGTGGTGCCTGAGTTCTGGAAACAGGGGCGGGGGCACGAGTTCGCGCGGCCCTGCGTGGACGATGTGTTTGAGCGCACCGGCCTTGAAGAAGCGTGGTGCTTCACGCTCGTGCGTAACACTGCCTCCCAGAAAGTCATGCAGGGCGCAGGGTTCGTGTTCACCCATCATGGGGATCACGTCGGCCTCCCGCATTTCTTCTGCAAGATGAGCCGGGACCAGTGGGGTGGTCGACGGACCTAG